Below is a window of Cytophaga hutchinsonii ATCC 33406 DNA.
GAATCGAAACTGGCAACACAACTCTCTGTAATCGAAAAAAATAAAGCCGCATTAAAAACAGCTGAAACAAATCTGAGCAATGCTAAAACAAATATCAGCCGTTCTAAAAATTTATTCGAATCAAACGCCATTACGAAAAAGCAATGGGAAGATGAACAGCTGAATTTTGAAACAAAGAACTTACAGGCTGCATCTGCACAGGCTGACCTGCAGCAGGCACAAAAACGTCTGGCTGAATTAAAATCTGATGTAGAATATTACCAGACAATTTTAAGTAAAAAAACTATTAAAGCGCCGTTAAACGGCACCATCCTTTCTGTAGATACAAAGCTAGGTTCCAATGTAGCAACCTCTACAGCATTATCTGATTTTGCTCCGGACGGCCCTGTTATGGCGATCACAGAAATTGATGAACTGTTTGCAGATAAAATCAAAGTGGGCCAACCGGCGTATGTCAGAGCACAAGGCGACTCTATTGTCCTTGCCAGGGGAAAAGTAATTCTAGCGGCTCCTTACTTAAGAAAAAAATCCTTGTTCTCGGATAAAGCCGATAACCTGGAAGACAGACGTGTGCGCGAAGTACGTGTACAGCTTGACAGCACAGAAACATTGCTGATCGGCAGCCGTGTGGAATGTATCATTGAATTAAAATAACAACCATGTTTTTTACAGCATTAAAATTTATCTGGTTCGACAAACCCAAGTCTATTGGTGCATTGGCCGGTGTAATTATCTCGGTGTTCTTAATCGGGCAGCAGTGCGGGATATTTATTTTCCTTACCAATGCCATGTCAAGCCTGGTTAAAAACAACAGTGCCTACATCTGGGTAACAGATGCTAAAACAACCAATGTAAATGCATTGTCTGCCATTGACATCCGGATCGGAAAAGAAATAGCAAGTGTACCTGGTGTAAAAAAAGTATCTCCGATTGTTATTGCCGGAGGCTCTGCAAAATTTGAAAACGGACAATCCAGCGGCATTACGTTGATCGGTTCTGAAGCACCTTATTTTAAAGGTGGCCCATGGAACCTATACAAAGGAAGCAACGAGATAATGCTGCAGGATGGTGCAATCATTGTTGACTACTTTGACAAAAAAGCATTGGGAGAGGCAAACCTTGGTGATTATTTTGAGATCAACGGAAACAAAGTATACATCGCCGGACAAACAAAAGGCGTCCGTGGATTTGGCGGACCGGCCTATTCGTTCACAACCATTGAGCGTGCACGTGCTCTTACAAAATTTTCCAAAACAAAAGTAAGCGCTTTCCTGGTTGAGTGGGACGACAACGTTACAAAGGATTTTGTGATCCGCAACATTGAACGTAATGTGCGTGGCATCAAAGCCTGGGACAGCGAAAACTTTGCCAATCAAACCATTCTTACCGTTTTAAAATCAAGCGGGATTGCGCTTTCCTTCGGCACGCTCATCATCTTTGCATTGATCACGGGATTTGTAATCATTGGCCTTACGCTGTATTCTTCCGCCATTGACCGGATCAAAGATTACGGAACGTTAAAAGCCATTGGTGCTACAAATGGTTACATCAGAAGGCTGATTATGACACAGGCAGCAATCATTGCGGTAATCGGTTTCATTATCGGTTACGGTTTGGTAACTGCATTTAAAAATGGCATTGCCAATGCAGGTACCATCTTTGATTATCCGTTCTGGCTTAAAGCAACTTTCCTTGGTATTACATTATTCATTGCACTTGGAGGCAGCCTATTTGCCATCAGACGCATTACAAAATTAGAACCTGCACAAGTATTCAGAGGGTAACCGTTATGAAAAATACAGTACGCTATTTATTTATATGTTTATGCGCAGCGTTGCAGCTTTCAGCTGCCGCACAGACAGATTCAAGCATGCAGCTTAGCTTAAAGAAAGCGATAGAGATTGGCTTGAATCAACGTTTCGATATTAAAAATCAGGAGCTGGCCATTCAGATCAGTGAAAGCAACCGGCTAAAAACACAAAGTAAAAACCTTCCGCAGGTGAACGCGAGTATTGATTTCAGATACAATGCCGTATTGGCGACAAGCCTGCTGCCGCCGGGTGCTATCAACAACAGCACTGAATATACCCCGATCAAATTTGGCACGCCTTACAATACGCTTACGTCTATTACCGCCACACAAAACCTGTTTAATGCAGGCGTATCCGGCGATAAACTTGTAAACGATGCACAAAAAGAATACGATCAGGTAAGTCTTGAAAAATATAAAACAGATGCCAAATCTGCTATCACACAAGCATACTATCAGGTACTGTTGAATCAGGAACAGATTAAACTTACTACAGAAAACGTAGCCAATGCAGAAACGATTGTTAAAAAAGGTGAAAGCGAATATTCAAACGGTACGTTGTTGAAAACAGATCTTTCCCGTTATCAACTGGACTTATCTAATGCAAAAAATCAATTGCAGACAGCAACAACCAATTATGAAAACAGCCTCTTGTTACTTAAGACACAACTGATCTTACCGATAGAAACACCCGTTCAGTTAACAGACAACCTGGAAGGTTTGATTACCAATTCAGACCAACTGGCAAACAACAATGTAACTATTGAACAGCGCTACGAGTACAGAATAGAATCAAGCATGATGCGATTAAACGATATTCAGGCAAAAAGATACAACCGTTCGTATTTACCTTCTGCCTATTTATATGGAAATGCTTCGTTACAGAATCAGAATTCAAAAGTAACATTATTTAACACCGATACCTGGTACCCCTATGTATATGTAGGTATTCATGCGGATATTCCAATCTTTGACGGTATGGAAAAAAGCAGAAACATTGCTGGGTATCGTTTACGCTCGATTCAAAATAAAAACAATCTGGAAAAGCTTTCTTACGAAATTCAAACAGAAGCCATAAACACACGTAATCTGTTGAATACAGCTTACAGCCAATACCAAACATCAAAAGAAAATTATGCACTGGCACAAACCATTATGAAAGTTGATCAGGACCGCTATAAAGAAGGGACACTAACCGCGGCTGCGTTAAAAAATACCGAATACTCGTTACAGAATGCACAGAACAATTATTTAACCAGCATTTATAATGTGCTGATCGCACAGGTGAATTATAAAAAAGCAATGGGAGAACTGTAAGCCGAAGGCGAAAAGCTTAAGGCGGAAGGCTTAAAGCTAAATAAATAGTAAAGTATTGCTAGTAAAGCTAAAAGCGCATTACATAGAAATTATTTCTACGTAATGCGCTTTTAGCTTTAGGCTTTTAGCATTCAGCCTAAAGCTTTAATACCGCATACTCAGCACCGTTATGCCTGCGCCGCCGCTATCAATGTGTTCATCGTTCATTGCAACGATCTGCTTATATTGTTTTAAATGTTCGCGCAGCATTTTGCGTAGTATACCATCTCCTTTTCCGTGCAGAATCCGTGCTTCTTCAATACCCAGAATAAATGCATCGTTAATCCAGCGGTCTGTAAATGCAATGGCTTCTTCGGTCCGCTTGCCGCGCAAATCCAGCTGCATTGAAAATATCTGATGCTTCTGTACCAGATCAACACCACCCGCTTTTGGTCTGCGTTCATCTGTTTTAGCTTTCAACTCTTTTGCAGAAGCACTGCTTAGTTCTGAAAAATGAACCGTAGCTTTCAGATCACCGATAAATAATTCTGCCAGCTTACCTTTCACGGCTTCTATTTTACCTACCGCGCCATTGCTGCGTATACGCACAATATCACCTGTTTTCCAATCGTATCGGATCGATTCATTATCAGCAATGTTTATTTCAGGTTCCAGTTCTTTTTCCAATGCCTTTCCTACTTCACGTATTTCCTGACGATGCTTTTGTGCACCGTGTTTATCTTTTGCATTTGAAATGGAACGGATCAGCTCTTCTGCTTTTCCGTCTGCTTTCTGAACAATGCGATATGCTTCTTCCTTCGCTTCAAGCAACAGACGTCTGCGCTTATCCTGTAACTCCGCTAGCTTTTCTTCAAACTCCTTTGAAAGTTTTTCATGTTTTACTTTCAGTTCCCTGCCTGATAAAATCTCTTGTTGAAGCGTTGTACGCTCACGTTCAATGTCTCTTAATAAGGTTGAAAGATCAACCTGTTCCTGATCCAGTTTTGTACGTGCCTGTTCAATAAGTGATTTGGCCAAACCGGATTTCTCTGCAATCTCCAGTGTGAAGGAGCTCCCCGGTACGCCGATATCCAGTATGTATAACGGAATTAATTTGTCTGTATCAAAACGCATGGAACCATTTATCAACCCTTCTGTTTTAGATGCCAATGCTTTTAAGCCTGCATAGTGCGTGGTAATGATACCCATCGACTTGCGCTCGTTCAGTTTCTCAAGTGCAGCTTCAGCAATCGCAGAACCATACATCGGATCTGTACCGCTGCCGAATTCATCGATCAGTAATAAAGTTTTAGCATCTGCATGTTCTAAGAAAAACGTCAGGTTCTTAATGTGCGAACTATAGGTACTCAGATCATTATCCAGCGATTGTGAATCACCGATATCAATAAAGAAATTTTCAAACACGCCGGATACACTGCCCTCCTCTACGGGAATGAGCAGGCCGCATTGCAGCATGTACTGCAGCAAGCCCAGTGTTTTCATACAAACAGACTTACCACCTGCATTCGGACCTGAAAGAAGTAAGATGCGGTTTTGTTCGTCTACCTGAATAGACAACGGCATAACTTCTTTTTTTATCTTTTTATTTTTGAGCCACAATAACGGGTGGCGTGCATTGCGCCATTTAATGAGCGGCCGTTTCTGCAGACCAGGCATCACGCCGTTTACTGAACACGCAAACGTTGCTTTTGCACGGATAAAATCAAACCAGCCGACCAATTGATTTGCTTCAAGCATCACCTCTGCAAACGGACGGATATAATCCGTAAGCTGCATGAGTATGCGCACGATCTCTTTACGTTCACGGATCTCCAGTTCGCGTACGCTGTTGTTGTACGGCAATAAAGATATAGGTTCCATAAAAACCGTTTGTCCCGTACCAGACTCATCGTGAATGATCCCCTGTACTTTACGTTTATATTCTGCCAGTACAGGTAATACCAAACGGCCTGAACGGATTGTTGCTTCGGTATCTTCAACGGTATAGCCTTCTTTTTTAAACACACGCAGCAATCGGTCTACCTCTTTGCGCAGCTTAATTTGTTCTTCCCGGTATTCCTCGCGGATCATGCGTAATTCATCGGAAGCCGTATCACGGATTACACCATGATCATCGATCACGCGGTTGATGGCTTTGAATAACGACGAATCAATTTTAACGGCATTGGCACGTTCCTGCAAACGTACATAAATATCTGTTTCTGTACGTTTGAAAAAAGACTGGCAGGCAATCAATGTTGTTAAAAACAATTTGCATTGTAATAATTCTTCAATCTCCAGGTAATTTCCCTGCACCTGAATTTTATTAGCCAGCAGCGTTATATCAACAAAATCACGATCGGGAAATAACATTCCCGATTCAATAATTTTTTTAAACTCGTCTGTCTCCTGTAATTCTTTTTCGATTGTTGCAATATCATACGAAGGTGTTAACTCTTCCAGCATATTCATCGCGGCCAATCCTTTGCATGTTGTTTTAAGCAATTCACGGATTTGGTCAAATCCTATTTTACTTTCCAGATCAGATGGATATATCATTCAGTTCTACTTAATAATGATCACGTAACATTTCTTTCAAAACCAGAACGGTTGCATTAGCTGTTTCCAGGCAGGGGCTACGGTCTTTTGAAAGGAATACAAAATTACAATAAAGTCTGCTCGAACCCACCATTCATAGCTTGAAAACCGATATTTTTTGTATCTTTTCATTGTTTTTGCATTATACTATTGACCTTGGAATCTAAATACCATAAAAAACCTGAAGAAATTGAGGAAGAACAGCTTTGGATTGAAAAAGCCAAGCAAAATCCTCAGCACTTTGCTGTCCTGTATGAGAAATATTATAAAACAATATTCCTGTACCTGTTCAGAAAAGTGAATGATATGGATGTTGCAGGAGATCTCTGCTCAGACGTATTTTCCAAAGCCTTATCCGCTATCCAATCCTACGAATATAAAGGCGTGCCGTATTCAGCCTGGCTCTACCGAATAGCAGCCAATGAAGCAAACATGTATTTCAGGAAACACAATAAAAGAGAAATGATCTGCATCGACGATACCAGCATTCATCTGCTGAACGAAGATCTGCAGGAGTCAAATGAGGAAAATATCTATCTCACCTTTCTGCCCTTATGCCTGGAAAGGCTCAAACCCGATGAAGTAATATTAGTACAATGGCGTTTCTTTGAAAACAAAGCATTTAAAGAGGTCGGTGAAATTATGAATATGACCGAAAACAATGCTAAAGTAAAAACGTACCGCATTCTGGAAAAAATCAGGAAATGGATGCTTGAAATGAAAGGAAAAAGTAATGAGTAAATACGATATACATAAGAACAAAGAATTACCAAGCGACGAAGAGATCAATAAATACAAAAACTTCGACAAGGTAGTTAAAAAGGCGGCGATGCTTGATTACAAGCAGGCGACAAAACCGATCTATAAAAATGCAAAAGTATTAAGTGCCGTTGCGGTTATTATTGCTGTTGGCCTGATCATTCTGTTTGAAACAACAGAACAGGATGAAGCAGCTGAAAAAGTGATCGAACAGAAAGATAGTATAAAATCAAATTCTCCTGTACAGCAAACAGATTCTGTTAAACCCGCTAAACCAACGTCAGTAATAACGCCGGCTGGAGCTGCAACCCGTTCTCAAAGTAACATTTCAGCAACAACCGAACAGCAGACAAATACCAGCCAACAGGCAAATACTGCCGTAGAAAATACAGTCATCACGAATGAAAACGCATTGGCTGCTTTCCCGGGCGGAGACGATGCCTTAAAAAATTTCTTACTGAAAAATATCAAGTATCCGTACAATGCAGTGGAATCACCTTACACAGGAAAAATTGAAGTAGATCTTCTGATTGAAAAATCAGGAAAAATCGGAAACATAACCATCTATCACAGCCCCAATCCGGCGATCAGTACGGAAATAAAACGTGTAATCGGTAACATGCCTGAATGGAAACCTTGTGTAAAACATGGACAAACAGTTCCTTCAACAGTTACTGTGTATTTTCCTTTTACGTATGTTGGGGAATAACGAACCAGCAACGATTAGAAAACATAGCAGCATCAATCTTATGAAAAACATATTTATATATTGTTTTGATAAATGGTGGCGGCCGTTGTTATTTTTCATTTTGATTGCAGGACTTTTGATCCTTAACAGTGAATTAAATATCCGATTTATTAAAAAACCATTACTTTACCTTTCTAACGTTTCTGTTATTGTCATATTCATATCGATCTGTTATCAATTATATAAAAGACAATTCTGGAAAGGTATATATACATTTTTGGTTTTGTTATCTGCAGGTATTATTTCTATGATGACATCAATGGTTGATGGTGATCATTGGGCCGATGATCTGATAATTCCGTCAGACATCCAGATTGAAAATCCTATTAATGTATATTCCGGTTCAGATAGTATTTTAACTGGTAAAAAAGCGCAAACAGATCTTATTCTTTACAATTCCGGACAGCCAGGTATGTATCAATATATTTTCCGCACAGCTAAGATTGAAAGCGGTACTATTTATTTAAAGGCATTCGAAATTACTCAGGATGAAGAACTTTCAACAGAATATTTAGAAGAAAATACATTGACCCGGGTAAATAATCCATCTGACAGTATTGTGCATTATAGTTCTCCGAATATATTTACTATTTATGAAGGTGATTGGGGAAAATATTATGCCGCAAGATTTGAAGTATGGCTGAGGCCTTCTTCAGGAGAAAATGAAAGAAAAATATTCAATAAGAATTTTAAGATAGAAGGATGGATGCATTGATACATTCAACTGCCTGCACGTTTCAATGCAGCAAGTCATTATTTACTAACCCCGGTAACGTCTGGCTACAGCTGCCCCTTAGCTTCTTTAGCCGCAATGCTGTCGATCACCACTTCATAAATGTGATTGAATAATGCCGCATGTTTGCTGTAGTAATCATAGCTTGATTTAAATTGTTCTTCCGTAATCTGGTGTTCTTTAAAAATCTCTTTTTTATAACCTGCATACAAGGTTAAAGATGAATCACGATTATAGTTTTTTAAAGACAACGCCGATTCTGTAATATGTATATCAACCAGAATAGTGGTCATTTGTTCTTCCGTTAGCAAATCCGCAGGTTTTTCATCCAAAGAAGATTTCTGCCCGCAGGAAAACAGTGCACAGATACAAGCAAGTGTTATTAGTTTAAAGTAGTTCAAAGCGATAGATTATTTCTCGAAAATTAGTTTTTTTATTGTATTTTTAAAATTGTTCCTATGAAACAATCTTTAAAAGATATCATCCGTAAGTTACGCAAATATGAGGTACGAATCCGAAAAGCGGTTCATTCTCATATGCACGGTAACTATCATTCTATTTTTAAGGGTTCGGGCATTGAATTTTCAGATCTGCGTGAATATCAGTACGGAGACGATATCCGGACAATTGACTGGAATGTAACGGCAAAAGGACACGGTCCTTATGTACGTCTTTTTCAAGAAGATAAAGAGCAGCACATCATTTTTCTGGTAGATGTAAGCGCTTCCCTGCATATTGGAAAAAACGATCAGACAAAACTGGATATCATTAAAGAAATAACCGGGGTTTTGATGCTTTCGGCTGTAAAAGAAGGCTCTGAAATAGGCTTGGTGTGTTATTCAGATAAAAAAGAATTGTATGTAGCTCCCGACAAAGGAATCAAACATGCCTATTATCTGATCAATAAACTTTTCAGTCTCGATGCCGAATCCAGTCTCACAGATCTGAATAAGGCAACACAATACACCTTATCCATCCTGAAACGTAAGAGCATTGTTATTGTATTATCTGATTTTATTGATGACCAGTACGATAAAAACCTGATCAGTTTAAGTAAAAAACACGATCTTGTTTTAATTCAGATTCAGGATACCAGAGAAATGTTTTTACCATCTATGGGAATTATTCCGTTGATTGATACAGAAACAAAAAAAACAATCTGGGTAAATTCATCTTCTAAATCGTTTCGTGTAAACATGGAAAAACGCCAGCGGAACATTCAGGAAAAACTGGAAAACTTCAGTAAATCTCATGAGTCTAATTATACGTGTATAAAGACACATGAAGATTATATTATCAAGTTGGTAGAACTTTTCAGAGTACGAAATTTCCATAAGAAAAGTGCGTAACTTCTTACTCATAGTATTTCTTTTATGCGCAGCTGTTACCGTTGCACAGCCTGATACCGGCAGTAAGATTTCTGCCGTGTTTGAAAAAGATAGTTTTCAGATTGGGGAACATATTCAATACATGCTTTCTGTAAAATACCCGAAAGACCAGATTGCGCTTGTGCCGGATTCAGGGTTCAATTATTATCCGTTTGAATACATCAATAAAAAATACATTCCAACCCGCACCGATTCTTTATTTGCTTACGACAGTATTGTATATATTTTAGCCAGTTATGAAGTTATTCCGACACAATATTTACTTGTGCCGGTAAAATTTATTGTTGAGACAGATACGGTACAGCAGTTTACATCAATAGACAGCATCTTTCTGCAGCGTCTGGTAAAGATCAATTCTGAAAAAGATGTGATTGCAGATGCACGGTTACAGGATACGCCTGAAGCATTCAACTATCCATACATAATAGCCGTATGGGCTTCTGCCTTATTGATTGTATTTTTTTTATACAAACTCTTTGGCCGGTTTATATTAATACGCTACCGCTTATTTATTTTAAAAAGAACACATAACCGCTTCATCAAAGAGTATGATCTGTTAGCTGCACAATTTGAACAGAGCACTGACCTGCGGATCATTGAACAAACACTTGCTATCTGGAAAAACTATCTGACACGTTTAGAAAACAAACCCATCAATACCTACACAACAACAGAATTGATTCTTTTATATGATCAGGAAGAATTAGAATCTACGTTGCAGTCATTAGACCGCAATGTATACGGCGGTCTTGTTTCCAAAGATACAAAGGATGCATTGCAAACCATTAAACGATTTACGAACAGAAGATTTCAACTTCGAAGACGCGATATAACAGGTGGATAATTTTCAATACGATATTTCGCAGTGGTATTTGTTAAACTATTGGCTCCAGCCAGCGGTACTGAAAAGTTATATCTGGGAAAATCCATCCTATTTGTATGGCATCGCCGCTACTCCTCTATTGCTCGTGCTTCGCTGGGGATTTTATTACCGGTTCAGAAAAAAATATAAAGTTGCGTTAAATAAAAGGGATACAAAATCACTGAATCTGATTCAGATCCTGCGTTTTATACCGCTCACGTTACTGCTGCTTTCACTCTCTTTTATCTTAATAGGTTTAGCACGCCCCCAGAAGAGCAACGAAACCAATACGCAGTATACAGAAGGTATTAATATGATCTTTGCCATAGACGTTTCTGAGTCTATGAAAATTACCGATATACATCCCAGCAGATTTGATGCAGCAAAACAGATTTGTACAGATATTATAAATAAACGTTCGAATGACCGCATTGGCATTGTAATTTTTTCAGGTGAAGCCGTTACGTTATCTCCGCTGACCAATGATTATGTGTTGCTGAAAAATCAATTAAATGATTTAAAACAAAATAAGGATCTGCAATCAGGAACAGCTATCGGCACTGCATTAGGAACTGCAATCAACCGGCTGAAAAATGCTGAAACCAAAGAGCGCATCATTGTGCTGATCAGTGATGGCGAAAACACTTCCGGATTGATGGACCCGATAACTGCAGCAGATCTGTGTCTGGAATACAATATTAAAATATATTGCATTGGGCTGGGTAAAGACGGAACGCATCAGTTTAAAGATGATAACGGGACCATTCAGTACGTTGAAAGCAAACTGGATGAAAACACATTAAAAAATATTTCCGCTACAACAAAGGGGAAATTTTACAGGGCTTATGATAAAAAAAGTCTGGATGATGTTATTGCCAATATTGATCAGTTAGAGAAAGGTAAAATTGTTCAATTGCAATTTACCGACATCAAAGATTTTTATTCTATTTACATTACCTGGGCGGTGATTTTCTTTTTATTATGGACACTTACCCGTATTTCCTTTTTAAATAATTTTTTAGAAGATTAGTTCCTATGCCTGACGCGATTGATGCAAAAGAATCCGATTACCTGTACACAAAGGAATCTCAGCTGCCCGATGCGGGAAAAGGCTTGTATACTTCTATCGATATTTTTAAGGATGAAGTAATTTCAATTTTTAAAGGCGAAGTGTTAACCGATAAAGAAGCTGCACGCCGTGCGAAAGCCCATGAAGATGGTTATTTCATCAACATGCTGGATGGTTCTATCTTAGATTCCAAAAACGTTTTTTGTTTTGCCCGGTATGCAAACGATTCGCAGGGACTTAAAAAAACGTCCTTTTCATATAATGCTGAAATTCATCTGGACGATGAGGAACGCGTTTGTCTGGTTGCACTCAAAAAGATCAAATCGGGAGAAGAGATTTTCTGCAGCTACGGTAAAAAATACTGGCAAAAATTTAAAAAGAATCTGACTGTATAAAGCTTTACAGTACTTTATTCAAGGTATTATTGATTTTCTTTTCATGTTCATCCATAACGTCTATGTTTCCACAGAATTCTTCCCCAAAATAAGTTAGTTTGTCTATTTGTATCAACAAATTGGGTTTGAATGATTAAATTTATTCTATGATGATTCATTAGCCGGGTGCTGCCCGGCTAATGAATCTGTAACAACATTACTTCTATGAAAATAAAATTTATCGTTTATACACTTGTTATACTCTCTATTGGTTCACTGATATTTTACCGCATCAGACAAAACAAAGAATCTGAATCAGCGAATAAACCGGATGCTTCAAAAAACAAAACCGTCCAGGTTGATGGAATCATTTTAAAACCACAATCTTTTTCTGATAACCTCATGGTTTCAGGTTCTATTGAAGCAAATGAACAGGTACAGATAAGAAGTCAGGTTACAGGTGTAATTACACACATCTATTTTCAGGAAGGCAACAAAGTTTCTAAGGGACAAGCGCTGGTAAAGATAGATGATGCAGAGCTGCAGGCGCAGCTTTCAGAATTGTTAACCCGCGAAGATCTGGCAGCAGAAAATGAAAAGCGTGCAAAGTTATTATTGCAGAAAGAAGGTATCAGTAAAGAAGAATACGACATCAGTTTATCTGCGCTGAAGTCTTTACAGGCACAGGAAAATATTATCCGGACACAAATTTCAAAAACCATTATTAAAGCGCCTTTCAACGGTACCATTGGCTTACGGAATGTTTCTATAGGCGAATTCCTTTCAACCAGCCTGATCATAGCCAATCTGGTAAATACCAATCCGGTGAAAATTACCTTTGCCGTTCCGGAAAAATATTCTTCCAATATGAAAATCAATACAAAAGTTGAATTCACTTTTGCCGGCTCTTCTAAAACATATGCTGCTACCGTATATGCGATCGAACCACAGATTGACGCGGCCACACGTACGCTTCAGCTTCGTGCCCGCGCTTCTAACGAAGACGGAGCATTGCTCCCTGGGTCCTTTGCCAACGTTAAACTACCGTTAACAATCATACCGGATGCACTTCTTGTACCTACTGAATCTGTTATTCCGATTCAGGATGGTAAAAAAGTTTTCATAGTTGAAAACGGGCAAGCAAAAGAAGTTAAAATTGAAACATCTTCCAGAACAGATAAAGACCTGCTGGTTTTGTCCGGGCTAAAAGCGGGCGATACCGTTCTTACTACCGGAGTAATGTCAATGAAAGCCGGAATGTCCGTTCAGGTAAAACTTACAAACGCTGATACCAAATAATCATGAGCATCTCAAGTCTAAGTATTAAGCGCCCTGTATTTACAATCGTAATCAATCTGTTGCTGATTGTTTTTGGAATCATTGGTTATACGTTTTTAGGTATCCGGGAATATCCATCCATTGACCCTGCAACTATTTCTGTGCGTACCAACTATTCCGGCGCCAATGCCGATATCATTGAATCGCAGATTACAGAACCGCTGGAGAAAGCCATCAATGCCATTGACGGTATCAAAAGTATAAACTCTACCAGTAATCAGGGAAGCAGTAACATTACGATTGAATTTAACCTGGATAAAAATTTAGAGGAAGCCGCCAACGATGTGCGGGATAAGGTTTCTCAGGCAACACGAAGCCTGCCGCTGGATATTGATGCACCGCCTGTAGTATCAAAAGCCGATGCTGATTCAGAGCCCATTGTAATCCTTACGGTACGAAGCAATTCACGTG
It encodes the following:
- a CDS encoding DUF4296 domain-containing protein gives rise to the protein MNYFKLITLACICALFSCGQKSSLDEKPADLLTEEQMTTILVDIHITESALSLKNYNRDSSLTLYAGYKKEIFKEHQITEEQFKSSYDYYSKHAALFNHIYEVVIDSIAAKEAKGQL
- a CDS encoding efflux RND transporter periplasmic adaptor subunit, which produces MKIKFIVYTLVILSIGSLIFYRIRQNKESESANKPDASKNKTVQVDGIILKPQSFSDNLMVSGSIEANEQVQIRSQVTGVITHIYFQEGNKVSKGQALVKIDDAELQAQLSELLTREDLAAENEKRAKLLLQKEGISKEEYDISLSALKSLQAQENIIRTQISKTIIKAPFNGTIGLRNVSIGEFLSTSLIIANLVNTNPVKITFAVPEKYSSNMKINTKVEFTFAGSSKTYAATVYAIEPQIDAATRTLQLRARASNEDGALLPGSFANVKLPLTIIPDALLVPTESVIPIQDGKKVFIVENGQAKEVKIETSSRTDKDLLVLSGLKAGDTVLTTGVMSMKAGMSVQVKLTNADTK
- a CDS encoding vWA domain-containing protein, encoding MDNFQYDISQWYLLNYWLQPAVLKSYIWENPSYLYGIAATPLLLVLRWGFYYRFRKKYKVALNKRDTKSLNLIQILRFIPLTLLLLSLSFILIGLARPQKSNETNTQYTEGINMIFAIDVSESMKITDIHPSRFDAAKQICTDIINKRSNDRIGIVIFSGEAVTLSPLTNDYVLLKNQLNDLKQNKDLQSGTAIGTALGTAINRLKNAETKERIIVLISDGENTSGLMDPITAADLCLEYNIKIYCIGLGKDGTHQFKDDNGTIQYVESKLDENTLKNISATTKGKFYRAYDKKSLDDVIANIDQLEKGKIVQLQFTDIKDFYSIYITWAVIFFLLWTLTRISFLNNFLED
- a CDS encoding DUF58 domain-containing protein: MKQSLKDIIRKLRKYEVRIRKAVHSHMHGNYHSIFKGSGIEFSDLREYQYGDDIRTIDWNVTAKGHGPYVRLFQEDKEQHIIFLVDVSASLHIGKNDQTKLDIIKEITGVLMLSAVKEGSEIGLVCYSDKKELYVAPDKGIKHAYYLINKLFSLDAESSLTDLNKATQYTLSILKRKSIVIVLSDFIDDQYDKNLISLSKKHDLVLIQIQDTREMFLPSMGIIPLIDTETKKTIWVNSSSKSFRVNMEKRQRNIQEKLENFSKSHESNYTCIKTHEDYIIKLVELFRVRNFHKKSA
- a CDS encoding SET domain-containing protein-lysine N-methyltransferase, whose amino-acid sequence is MPDAIDAKESDYLYTKESQLPDAGKGLYTSIDIFKDEVISIFKGEVLTDKEAARRAKAHEDGYFINMLDGSILDSKNVFCFARYANDSQGLKKTSFSYNAEIHLDDEERVCLVALKKIKSGEEIFCSYGKKYWQKFKKNLTV